CACGCACACTCGAGACACTCAAACGGGAGGGGAGCAATGTCTTAGTCGTCGGTGCAACCCCCGCTGGAGCACACGACGAACTCTGTGATCGGCTCTGTGGCACAGACGACGAAAGCGAACACAGCCATGGCTATCACCTGTACGTGACTGCAAGCGAAGACCGAGCGCGAACCGCCGCAGCCGAGGACACTGAGGACTCGAGTGAGTTTGCCGAGACAGCAGAGGCGATCAGTGCAATCGAGTTTGCAGATGCCGCAGCTGACGACACGGTCTCGATTGAGTCACTCGGCAGCGACATCATCGACACGATCAGCGATCTCGAGGCCGCTGCGGATGGCTTCGAGCCGGCAGAACTTCGCGTTTGTGTCGACTCGCTTGTGACGCTCTTTCAGGACCACGACGCCGAGACGGTGTTTCGACTGCTGCACATCACGACCTCAGGCGTCTCCCACGTCAACGGAATGGGCCACTATCATCTCGCACTCAGCCGCGATCACGAAGCCGTGAGCCTTCTTGAGCCGCTATTCGATGCCGTCGTCGAAGTCAGGGCGGCCGACGGCCAGTACGAGCAGCGATGGCACCTCCGCGAGCAGGGCTCGACAGCCTGGATTCCACTGTAAAACGACCGTCTCGACCCGCGATCCAAGCGTTTTTACTCACTGGGTACCCTGGAACTGGTAGTGCGAATCGAGAACAGTTTCATCCCCGTCCAGGGCGTCGGTGACGCGACCGAGCGCCGACTGTGGGAAAACGGGATCACCCACTGGGACGAGTTCGACGGCAGCGTCGTCGGCGACACCCTCGCCGACCGGATCGAGCGATTCATCGACGAGGGGCGAACCCACCTCGAGCGTGGCAACATTTCACCGTTTGCGTCGCAACTCCCGGCCGCGAGTCGCTGGCGGCTGTACGAAAACGTCCGCGAGCAGACTTGTTTTCTGGATATCGAGACCACCGGCCTCGATGCGACCTGCAACGACGTGACGACGGTCAGTCTCCATCAGGGCGGCGAGACGACCACGTTCGTCAACGGCCGCGATCTGACCAGCGACCGGCTGGCAGCCGAGCTGTCGGACGCATCACTGCTCGTTACCTTCAACGGCGCGCGCTTTGATGTTCCCTTCCTCGAGACGTGTTACGACCTTGAGGTCGGCGTGCCACATCTCGATCTCATGTACGCCTGTAAGAAGGTTGGACTCGACGGCGGGCTCAAATCAATCGAACGCGACCTCGGAATTGAGCGCGACATGCCAGACATCAGCGGCCGCGACGCCGTCCGCCTCTGGCACGAGTACGAACGCGGCGACGACGCTGCCCTCGAGACGCTCGTCACGTACAACCGCGCCGATACCAAGAACATGCAGCCACTGCTCGAGACTGTCACGGACCGGCTTCACGAGGAGGTCTTCGAGGCGGCCTGTGCCGAGCAGTCCCAGTAGCTGGGCGTGGTCCAGTCGACAGCCCTCGTTTCCTGTTGCGCGAGGCGGCACACATACGGTACATGCGCCCGTCATGTTGTGTATGGAGTACCCCTACGAAGTCGATCTCGACGTTCGGCTCCGCGATATCGATTTCATGGGCCACGTCAACAACGCAACGTATGCAACCTACCTCGAGCAGGCCAGAGAAGCCTACTTTCAGGATGTCCTTGGCGTCTCACTGACCGAGGTCGGTACCGTTTTGGCTCGTCTCGAGATCGACTACACCCGCCCGATTGGCGCTGACGCAGACGTCACTGTTGCGCTTGGCGTCCCGGAACTTGGCACCTCGAGTCTCCCACTCGAGTATGAAATCCGAGCGGATGGCGAGCGCGCCGCAACAGCCCGGACGGTCCAGGTGCTGGTCGATGAATCGACCGGCTCCTCGGAACCGCTTCCCGAGCAGTGGCGCGAGCGGATCGATGTGACTGGCACCTAACGACCGACACAGCGCTCGTGGACAACGGTATCGACCTAATCGCTATTCGTGGTGAGTATATGTCAGTGTGACACTGCCGATTAGGACTCGTCGTGAACCTCGACGTCGCCGTCGCTCGAGACGATGACGTGATAGTCACAGTACGTAAATTCGACGCGGCCAGTGGTTCGGACCTGTCCGTCTGTCCGGGGTGCAAACAGTGCATCGAGCGCTTCGGGATTGATCGCATCGTAGAGCGCTTCGTACTCGGGCGGTTCGATAGCCGTCGGATCGACCCCTTCTCGTTCAGCAATCGCAGTAATAACCGCATAGCTTACCGACTGGGATGCGTTCGCTTCTGACCCATCGACTGAGAGTAGCATTGGCCGACTCTTTTTGTGATGCGACATAAATCTGCTGTCCGAACGCAGATCGAAATGTAGCATTTCGTCCTTCAATGGATGCAATACGACAATACTGTATATTTTGGGCGTCAGGATAGATCTAATGTTAGGACGATAGTTGCCATTGAAACGTTTCAGGGAGACATATCCATGCATACCACACTCCCCATACGGTATACTGTCTGTCATTCCGGGCGCACCCGTCCCCGAATCGCGTTGTGCCGGGAGACCGGGACAGCAATCAGTCTCAGTCAGCGTGACTAGATACTGGAGAAATAGACGGAGACACACCCTCAAACGGCAAAAACGAAGCCAGGGCGGGGATTTGAACCCCGGGAGTCTCGATTACAAGTCGAGTGCATGAACCCCCCATGCTCCCCTGGCGCAGTCCGTTAGTTACGTGTCCTCCTTTGAGTGTGTATCGTTTTCCGATTGTGCCCCGAGCGTGCGATCCATTGTCATTCTGACCGCATCATATCCGTGGTTCCGGTAGAACCGACGCGCATCCTCGTTCGCAGCCATCACCTCGAGACGCAAGACATCTGCACCCCGGTCGGCAACCTCGGCTTCGACGGCCTCGAGCAGTGCCGTGCCGATGCCACGACCCCGGTATGCCGGGTCGACATAGAGATTCGACAACATCCCGCGTGTCGTCTCGAGTTCGAGTGCGCCTTGCTCGAGCGAAAACGAGGCGAACCCGACGAGGTTGCCCTCAAGACGGGCAACAAGTAAGCTATCGGTGAACTGGTGGGCCGCAAGCGTCTCGCTCATTGTCTCGCGATTGTCGTCGGCATAAATCGACGACCCGTACGCTCGCTGGCCGCGCGCGAGGTCGACCCAGCGGTCAGTGACCGCCTCGAGATCGTCGCTCGTCGCATACGCAATCGTTGGCTCAGTCATTGGAATCGACTCGCGTGAGTCGTCGTCGGTCACAGCACGTCAGCACCTGCTGCGTTCGGTTCGGACCGTGTCTCGACACTCATACGGTTTACTGTAAGTCATTTCCGGCGCACCCGCCGCCCGGGTCGCGGGTGCGCCGGTAAATCGTTACAATAATCCGTATCAGCAAGTGGTCACAAAAGGGCTTTCTATCGCGTTCTCGAGCCGTGGCGGTGTAGCGGGCGTGGCTCAGACCGTTCGGCAGTCCGGACAGACGAGTTGCCCGTTCGATTCCCAGAGAGAATCCGCCAGCGAGCCACAGGTCTCACAGACGCCCTGTGTCGTGTACTCGTCACCGCCGTTTGCAACCAGTTCTGCTCGGTCGTCAGCGACTTGCTGAGCAGACTCCTCGAGTGGCTGGCCGGGATCAATCTCGCCCGTCTCCACACTCGAGCGTCTCGGCGTGACGGCGGCCTGGAACGAGCCAGCCGCAGCGATGACGTCACGCTGGGTGACGACGCCGCGAATATCGTCGTCGCCCTCGCCCTGAATAACGACGTTTCGGATGTCTTCGCGTCCCATCAGCGTCGCCGCATCGGCGAGCGAGCGATCCGGCGCGAGGGTGATTACGGGTGCGGTCATCACGTCACCAATCGTCGCCTCAGCGGGGTCGCGTTCGTCCGCGACGAGTTCGAGAATATCCCACTCAGTCACGATTCCAACGGGATCTGCACCGCGGACGACCAGAACACAACTCACGCGTTCTTCACGCATGAGTTTCACTGCACCGACCACGGTATCAGATTCACTGACACCGACGAAGTCGTTCGTCAGAATATCGGTCACCGACAGTTCTGATTCCATGTGTGAACACAACACACAGGACGGCTAAAAGCTACCTCCATCACACTTAAGCGACTCGCTCTCGAAGATAGGGGAATCGACAGCGGGCGTCTCTATTATCGTGTCAGTGGTCCCACTCGAGTTCGACTCGCGTTCCGTCGGCCCGGCAGGTCTCGAGGGCGTGTTTTGCGGCGAAGCCGGCGTCGTGTGCGTGTTCGCCGCGGCCAACGCCGACCTGGAGGCGGACATCGACAGCCTCCTCGACGTGGGCGATTGCCTCCTCGTACTCGGCATAGCCGAGATCGGGACAGGTAACGATGATGTTGTCGCCGCCAACGAAAAACGAGAGGCTATCGTGCGCCCGGCGCATGTGGCGCATGAGTTCGGCGTAGCCCTGCTCGATTTCGATGAAGCTATCGAAGGCGTTGAGTTCGTCCGTATAGTTGCCCGTCGCGTTGATCACGTCGAAGTGAGCAATCTGGACGTCGTCCGGTGTGCGATGGCCGTCGTCGATTGTGCGCCCCTCGAGACACTCACGGCGATCCTTATCCTGTGCGCTCCCGGCGTCTTGAATCCGTTCTGTCGCATCCGACAGCGCCTGTGCGGGCGTGGTGCCGGTCGCAACGCCAAGACTGAGCGAGACAGGATACCGGTTTCCGACGGACTCCTGTAAGAGCGCGTGGTCCTCGAACGAGAGGCCGTTCGTCACGGCGATCATGTTGTCAAAGCGCGTAAAGAAGGTGTAGCCGTTGCGGTTGCCGACAAACTGAGAGATATCGGCATAGAGCCGAGACTGCAGGGTCTGCAGGTCGGCTTCACGGCGCGGTTCTGGCGTCACCGTCCACGGCCCGTAGTTGTCGATCTGAACGAGCGTAACCTGCGTGTTCGTCACTGTAGCTCTCCATTTTGACGCCCATCGTATAAGAGATACGCAATCCAGATTCGTGATGCGCGAGTCTATGACAGTGGCCGGCTCAGGCGCGTTTCTTCTCGGGATTTGCGCCTTTGGGGTGGTAGTCCCAGAAGTCACCCTCGCGCATGGCGTTGCCGACGGCTTTGTGCATGTCGAGAATCGTCTCGAACTCCGACTCGTCGACGTACTCGAAGATCTCGCGCAGGGCGACGACGCGCTCGTAGTTGACTCGGATCGGGTAGTCGCCGTACTCCTCGACGAACGCATCGCGCTCGAGCGGGAAGTCCTCTTCTTCGTCGACTTTGTCCGCAATGATCCGCATGTCGTACTTGCGTCCGCCCTCGCTGCCCTCCTCGCCGTCCGGGTCCACCGGCCAGTCGTTGCTCATTGGTATACTCGCACGTGTGCAGGGGTCTTGCAAAAGGGTTACTGTTGCACGTCGGCCGCGACTGGTCGGCACCGCCCCATCGGTGCCCGGTGGCACAGACGAAGCGTCAGCATCAGGCGTGTGAATTATCCCCACGCCGACTGTAAATGAGGTATCTATGCAGCGTCGATCCGTCGAGCACTCGAGGCGGAAGCGATCCGTCACCCTCGAGATCGGACGCTCGCTCGTCGTTGTCGTTGTCGGGGTCTGTGGCACCGCTGACGCGACGGCGATCAAAACCGGTGGAAGTCGACCGCAGGGTGCGTGCGAGTTCCCGCCCGATAGTCGGTGTGTTTCCGGCGTCGGTGTCCCTTGGCGGGGTGAGTAAGCCGATGCAACGAGTTCTCTCGTCACCGTGGTCTCTGGTGGAGTCACTGCAATGGGCACCGTACTTGCCGTTCGTTTTCGCCTCGTTCGTGATCTGTAGCGTGCTGGCCGCCATCGGGTGGCGCTACCGCGAACAGCCGGCCGCCGTTCCGTTCTCGGTCATGATGAGCGGCTGTGCGCTCTATGCCGGGACGAAAATCCTCGAGTACGCGACAACCTCGCTCGAGTGGAGCGTCTTCTGGTGGCGACTCCAGTACCTCGGCTGGGTCCTCGTCCCGCCGGGAGCGTTGCTGTTCGCGCTGGAGTACACCCGACGGGAGTATTTGGAAACGCGCACGCTGATCGCAGCACTGGCGGTCGTGCCGGCAGTGACGCTCGTATTCGCCCTGTTTCCCTGGACGCCGGAGTTCGTTATTCAGAACCCGACGATGGTTGACGTCGGCGAAATCGCCCACCTGGATTACGAGGTTGGCATCTGGTATCACGTCGATACCGTCTACAGCTATCTGGTTCTCGCTCTCGCATTGTTGGTTCTGTTCAAGACGTTTATCGACACGACGCCCGGCCAGCGCAACCAGGTCGCACTCCTCGCCGTCGGCCTCACGCCGCTCGTCGTCCTCCCCCCGGTGTACTACTATCTCCTCCCGTCGCTATTCGAGTTTACCGTCGAAATCGAGCCGTACCTGTACGTCTTCACCGGCGTGGTCTTCGCGTGGGGGCTGTTCAAGTACCAGGTGCTCGAGACGACGCCCGTGCCGTTCGAACTCCTGCTCGAGACGACGCCAAACGGCGTGATCGTCGTCAACCACGACCGGTGCGTCGTCGAGTTCAACGACGTCGCGTGTGACTTCTTGGACGTATCGGGACCGGTCGTCGGGCGAGCCCTCACCTCGCTCTCCGAACCCGCTGCGGAGGTCGACGCCGTGATCGCGGGCGAACGCGACCCGCCACTGCAGATCGACACCGCCATCTACGACGTGTCAACGACGCCGCTTACCGACACTCGAGGTGGTCGATACGGCACGCACGTTGTCGTCCAGGACATCACCAAGCGCGTCCAGTACGACCAGCTCCTGGAGCGACACAACGAGCAACTCGAGACGCTAAACCAGATGCTCCGTCACGACATCCGCAACGATACGATGATCGCCCTCGGCTGGGCAGAGGTTCTCGACGACCTGCTCGAAGACACGCCCGCAGCCGACGACGCGGAGCCCATCCTCGAGCGGATCGATGAGTCGGTTCACCACATCGTCAATCTCACTGAGATTGCAACCGAACTCTCCCAGCCGGTTGCCACGGCCGAGGAGTGGGAGCAGTCGATCTCGCTCGAGGGAGTGCTGACCCA
The Natronolimnobius baerhuensis DNA segment above includes these coding regions:
- a CDS encoding DUF7504 family protein → MERDRGSVAVDGASFARTLETLKREGSNVLVVGATPAGAHDELCDRLCGTDDESEHSHGYHLYVTASEDRARTAAAEDTEDSSEFAETAEAISAIEFADAAADDTVSIESLGSDIIDTISDLEAAADGFEPAELRVCVDSLVTLFQDHDAETVFRLLHITTSGVSHVNGMGHYHLALSRDHEAVSLLEPLFDAVVEVRAADGQYEQRWHLREQGSTAWIPL
- a CDS encoding ribonuclease H-like domain-containing protein codes for the protein MRIENSFIPVQGVGDATERRLWENGITHWDEFDGSVVGDTLADRIERFIDEGRTHLERGNISPFASQLPAASRWRLYENVREQTCFLDIETTGLDATCNDVTTVSLHQGGETTTFVNGRDLTSDRLAAELSDASLLVTFNGARFDVPFLETCYDLEVGVPHLDLMYACKKVGLDGGLKSIERDLGIERDMPDISGRDAVRLWHEYERGDDAALETLVTYNRADTKNMQPLLETVTDRLHEEVFEAACAEQSQ
- a CDS encoding acyl-CoA thioesterase; translated protein: MEYPYEVDLDVRLRDIDFMGHVNNATYATYLEQAREAYFQDVLGVSLTEVGTVLARLEIDYTRPIGADADVTVALGVPELGTSSLPLEYEIRADGERAATARTVQVLVDESTGSSEPLPEQWRERIDVTGT
- a CDS encoding HalOD1 output domain-containing protein, giving the protein MLLSVDGSEANASQSVSYAVITAIAEREGVDPTAIEPPEYEALYDAINPEALDALFAPRTDGQVRTTGRVEFTYCDYHVIVSSDGDVEVHDES
- a CDS encoding GNAT family N-acetyltransferase, with translation MTEPTIAYATSDDLEAVTDRWVDLARGQRAYGSSIYADDNRETMSETLAAHQFTDSLLVARLEGNLVGFASFSLEQGALELETTRGMLSNLYVDPAYRGRGIGTALLEAVEAEVADRGADVLRLEVMAANEDARRFYRNHGYDAVRMTMDRTLGAQSENDTHSKEDT
- a CDS encoding CBS domain-containing protein encodes the protein MESELSVTDILTNDFVGVSESDTVVGAVKLMREERVSCVLVVRGADPVGIVTEWDILELVADERDPAEATIGDVMTAPVITLAPDRSLADAATLMGREDIRNVVIQGEGDDDIRGVVTQRDVIAAAGSFQAAVTPRRSSVETGEIDPGQPLEESAQQVADDRAELVANGGDEYTTQGVCETCGSLADSLWESNGQLVCPDCRTV
- a CDS encoding GTP cyclohydrolase III; this encodes MTNTQVTLVQIDNYGPWTVTPEPRREADLQTLQSRLYADISQFVGNRNGYTFFTRFDNMIAVTNGLSFEDHALLQESVGNRYPVSLSLGVATGTTPAQALSDATERIQDAGSAQDKDRRECLEGRTIDDGHRTPDDVQIAHFDVINATGNYTDELNAFDSFIEIEQGYAELMRHMRRAHDSLSFFVGGDNIIVTCPDLGYAEYEEAIAHVEEAVDVRLQVGVGRGEHAHDAGFAAKHALETCRADGTRVELEWDH
- a CDS encoding DUF5785 family protein, with translation MSNDWPVDPDGEEGSEGGRKYDMRIIADKVDEEEDFPLERDAFVEEYGDYPIRVNYERVVALREIFEYVDESEFETILDMHKAVGNAMREGDFWDYHPKGANPEKKRA
- a CDS encoding histidine kinase N-terminal 7TM domain-containing protein, which codes for MESLQWAPYLPFVFASFVICSVLAAIGWRYREQPAAVPFSVMMSGCALYAGTKILEYATTSLEWSVFWWRLQYLGWVLVPPGALLFALEYTRREYLETRTLIAALAVVPAVTLVFALFPWTPEFVIQNPTMVDVGEIAHLDYEVGIWYHVDTVYSYLVLALALLVLFKTFIDTTPGQRNQVALLAVGLTPLVVLPPVYYYLLPSLFEFTVEIEPYLYVFTGVVFAWGLFKYQVLETTPVPFELLLETTPNGVIVVNHDRCVVEFNDVACDFLDVSGPVVGRALTSLSEPAAEVDAVIAGERDPPLQIDTAIYDVSTTPLTDTRGGRYGTHVVVQDITKRVQYDQLLERHNEQLETLNQMLRHDIRNDTMIALGWAEVLDDLLEDTPAADDAEPILERIDESVHHIVNLTEIATELSQPVATAEEWEQSISLEGVLTQEVQKASEAFPEATFELHDPPDVDVAADSALSSAVSNLLRNAVIHNDAETPRVDVSVEATNGQVDVRIADNGPGIPASIRDDLFERGVTGEQSGGTGLGLHLVQTFIRWYGGSVEVSDNEPTGTVFTITLPTTDQQTSLA